caggctggagtgcagtggcgcgatcagggctcactgcagcctcaacctccccggctcaggtgatcctcctacctcagtctcctaagtagctaggactacaggtaggCACCTCtacgctcaactaatttttttattttttgtagagatgaggttttgccatgttgcccaggctggtctcgaacacctgggctcaagcgatcctcttgcctcggcctcccacagtgctgagattactttGGAAATGCAAGAACCACCGCGTCTGGCCCATACTAAATATTAAGGACAATTGTTTAAAGACATGGATTGTCATAAAATAGTGTAACACTTGTTAGATCTCTAAGCCAACAAAGCAACTGGACTCTTTTAAAAAAGTCTCAAACACCCGGGCTTCTGGTTCTTTCATGCGTTACCTTATTTTGAGCAAGGTCCTTACTCTGCTCTTTAACTTTTCCTGGTGCTTTACAGGAAATGTAAGGAGGTAACGGATGTTAATGGAGTTCTTGGCATATTTCAGAGGCTTATGTGCACATTGAAGGCTCTTTCATcataaataatgttttttctttcttcccccactGTTGATAGCTGCAAAACAATTAGCATCAGCCTTGACCAGCTGCACGtactagattttaaaatgtgtgctTTTTCATTTTGGAGAAGATGTGATGGGCCAACATtaatcattgtttttttctttacccaACCTGGCACGTAgaagtaagaggaagagaatgaacaaaaaatatattGGTTATTTTTAGGTTCTTTATAAGAAAGATGGAGGGAGACAGTGGGTAGGGAAGAATGGGTTTGAAAAAGGCAGGCAAACAGGAAATGAAGTTATTTTTGGTGATTTCTCTAAGGTAGTtggataataatttaaataaaggaCTCTATTATTTTGGGTCTTTGAATTcataaaaagtaattttctctGTAGATGCTAATTGAATGTGGTAAGATGTCTTGTTGCTTGAAAGTTGTATTTTCGTTGCTCTACCTGGAGAGCATATAATAGTGCTTTTATGTTTCAGGATGCCACTGGAGTCATCCTCTTCAATGCCGCTATCCTTCCCATCTCTCTTACCGTCAGTACCACACAATACTAACCCTTCCCCTCCTCTGATGTCTTACATCACCTCCCAGGAGATGAAGTGTATTCTTCACTGGTTTGCCAATTGGTCAGGTCCCCAGCGTGAACGTTTCCTAGAGGACCTGGTAGCTAAGGCAGTGCCAGAAAAATTACAGCCACTGCTGGATAGTCTGGAGCATCTTAGTGTGTCTGGGGCAGACCGACCACCTTCTATCTTTGAGTGCCAGCTACATCTTTGGGATCAGTGGTTTCGAGGCTGGGCTGAGCAGGAGCGCAATGAATTTGTCAGACAGCTGGAGTTCAGTGAGCCAGACTTCGTGGCAAAGTTTTACCAAGCAGTGGCTGCTACAGCTGGTAAGGACTGATAGGCATTCAGACCAAAGAAGATAACCATAGCTGATGGAGCCATGACTCTCTACAATGATAACTCAATTCAAATATGTCGCCTAAAGCTCTGGAACTGGTATTCTGACCAGCTGACTGAACTCACTGACCAGTACAGGCATGGTTATTTCAACATTAATAGCATGTCAACTGGACTCCTATTTGTAAATGTTATCAATCTAAGCAATCCAGCTCATCAGTCTACTAGTTTGCTTCTTTCAGAGAGGTATAAAGTCCTCAAGAATTTGATGGCTTCTTCTGCAGCTATAACCACAAGGAACTATACATTATAACTCAAGTCCACTGCTGGCTCATGAAATGTGTAAAGTAGAACCCTCCTTCCCGAGAAATAAGACAGGACAATAAAAGGTGGCATTTTTATACTTTACCTGGATTCCATTGGCTGGTTTTACCACTCCTATCAGATTGTAGTGTAATTGTGTGATACCCAAACCATTAGTTTTCCCAGTgatgatttaataaaattatgaaaaatcagGAGAGGGAGATAATTAGTTGCTTCCTCCTTCACACTGTTTGAATCCAACTcgcagtgactttttttttttttttttaaagacatgggtTGTCACTCaagtttggagtgcaatggcatgatcatcaGTGAGCGTGagatcactgtaacctcaaattctaGGCTGAAgtaatctttctgcctcagtctcctgagtatctgggactacaggcccgcaccagaatatctggctaatttttaaattattttgtagatacGGGGGTCTTGTTACGTTTTCTATTCTGGTCTTGAACGGCTGGCCTCAGCAATCcattctcaccttggcctcccaaagtgctggaattgcaggcatgaaccatcatacCTGGCCTTTTTCTAAGGCATATGTATGTGATATTCTTGGAACTGGTAGCAGGTGTTCCTATTCTGTAAGTTTGCTTTACAACAATATGAAAATAAGTGACAGTTTACAGGTTgaacagttgatttttgtaccaAAATAAAGAATGGATCTTTAGAACCGTAAAACTTCACCCTTTTTTCATTGCCAGGCTATATAAAATTGATAACCACAGAAAGAGGCATTCCAAAGAAAGTAGAAATTAAGTATACACAATAGATTTTCCATCCAGTTGTCTCACAAGAAATTATTCTCTTTCTTAACCCCTGTCATGTTCTGGGCAACATCACACCTCCCTTATTTCTCTAACTGGGACCCTTGTGCTGTGGAGCTGTGGTGAATGGTAAGAGGCAGATGGTCTCACAGGAAGGGTGGCTCTTTTCTGGTAGGCTGTGGTTCCCAGTACACCCACCAGGATTAGCAGCATTAGGCAGAGTCCCATGGACAGCCTTAGGTGGGTCATGGAGGGATCATGGTCAGAAGTAACCAGCAACCTAGGAACATAGAAGGTAATATTTGGCGTGGAATAATGTCTAGGCTTAGTAGATAAAGGggcattacctttttttttttttttttttttttggagagaaggtcttggtctgttgcccaggctggagtgcagtggtgtgatcttggctcaccataacctctgcctcccaggctcaagcaattctcctgcctcagccttccgaatagctgggactacaggcgcatgctgcgcCACCCTGTCTGGCTAAGGGGCTTTACCCTTAAAGATAGAGCTCATGAAGCCCCGCCTCATCCAAGCATTAAGCTAAACAGGAAATCATTAAGAGGGACTATCGAACctgaaagtagaaataaaatcaagATCTAAGTCTTCTAGCATCTTACATTATTGGAAGAAGACCTAACTTGGCAGGGAGAGAAGTGGCTTAAGGGAAGAGTCAGTCTATGTTCTTTAGGTAACTAGACACAATCCCTAACAGTGCTTAAGAAAGGAagggggctgggagtggtggcagtggctcccagcactttgggaggcagaggcgggtgggttgctttagctcaggagttggagacaagcctgggcaacatggtgaaactgtctctaccaaaaataaaaaaattagctggcatggtggtgtgcacctgtagtcccagctacttgggaggctgaggtgggtaaatcacttgagcctagggaggttgaggccacagtgagctgagatcaccccactgcattccagcctgggtgacagagtgagactgtctcaaaaaagaagaaaaaaaaggtgggggggaaCTAAGATCCATATGTCCTAGAGATGGGGGAATGTGTTATTGTATGGGAGGAGGGAGCCAGGTAGTGACAGGACTGGATGATCGTGTTAGGGATCTTTGTTCTCTGAAACGCAACCCTGTCTAGGACAATATACACATGAGTGAGTGCTTAATAAATTTAACTTCAAACATCCGGACTCCATGGATTTGAAAGAAAAGTACTTGGAATATCTTACTTGCTGGGTTGTGTGGTAAAGTTGGCTCCTCCATGATACACTTCTAGGGGTTTTTTCTGGAGAGTCAGAGTCAGGGCCTTGTGCAGCGTAGCAACTGAAGGCCCTTGGCAGCCAGGGGACTTCCACATATGCACAGTAAACACCAAGCTAGTGGTAATTGATGGGCTGTGGAAATAGCACCTAAATGGACATTTGAATCTTTTAATAGAGGTATAGTTCCTGGCAGAGTATATCTCATGAAACAGGTGCAGGCTTAAGAGTGGGGTGaacgttcatgtcctttgtagggacatgtatgaaattggaaatcatcattcgcagtaaactatcgcaaggacaaaaaaccaaacaccgcatgttctcactcatagatgggaattgaacaatgagaacacatggacacaggaaggggaacatcacactcgggactgttgtggagtggggggaggggggagggatagcattaggagatatacccaatgctaaatgacgagttaatgagtgcagcacaccagcatggcacatgtatacatatgtaacctgcacattgtgcacatgtaccctaaaactttaataataataataaagttaaaaaaaaaaaagtgggatgaACAACAACTCTTCAGAGTAGAGTCATAAAGTAAAGGACTCAGGGATTCTCCTTGGCCCATTGTATAAATACTCAAGCTTTTACCTGCCAGTGCCGCCTCTGCTCGCCAAAGCCTGCAGTACTGCTTCAGCTAGCCCTTCTTGCTGTTCCTTCCCCAGAGAGTGTCCTGGAGGCCCAGCTAATCCTAAAGAGAGCTGGAATAGTGGATCTGGGGTTGAAAGACTCACAGGTGGGGAAGTAACAGCATTGATATCTTCATTAGTCTGACACAGCCGACCCCGGGGACAGAAGAGAAGACCATAGTACCCAGGTATCTGCAAGGAAATATGTAGCAGGATATGGTTTTGCCTTATCTGTTCAAGTCTTCCTTCTAAGGAAAATGTATATTCTAGATCAGAGTCATGGACTCAGTGGATACTTAGGAAAACTGCATGCACATCAAAACAGGTTGGACAGTACCACCATACAAGTATTTCCCGACTTCTTTTTGCCAGTATGCTGCAACTATTCCTCTTATGATACCCACCTGTATAACCTTTCCAGGAAGGCATGGGACCCAAGGTGAGCCCTCTACCTGCACCTTGTAAGCTCCCCTCCCTGTGCATTGATGTAAGTAGCAGCGGCCCATGAGCTCTGCTTCCTTGAGGTGTGGGGTAAGAGAAGGATGCCTGGGCTTATCCCCAGGGAACAGCTGTGAAGTGAGGTTGGCAAAGAAGCAACGGCTCTGGGGATGGTAGATCTCCCCATGGGGATTCTCCACCCCAGCAGGGAATCCATTTTCCTTCTTCCAGCATTCACTCTGAAGGGCAGGTCAGAAGGTAGAATAGTGTTGGTTCTGATGCCTTTGAAGTTGACTGCCTTCCAGACCCACTCAGTTTCATTGTCTGCTCTCTTATCTACTCACGCCATTGGCTAAGGGCTTGTACATGCGGCAGCCTTCCAGCATGGGGTCTGAGAAGCAGCTTCCCTTGTCCAGGTGCAGGTAGTGGCATCCCAGCCCACTgtgtggaatggatggtagagTGACACTAGAATCAGTGACAGCCATATAGTCCCCTAACCACTCAGCACACGCACCTGCCAGTACAGAAGAAGTCTGAGGAGCCAGTCCCACATGTGGTCACCAAGCCAAATTGTGGGCCAGATCCTGCTTGATAgatgagaagagaaggaaagagagcccTCAACAAATGAAGCCCAAACATCCTTCAGCACCAGCTATCCTCACAGCTTCGATTATACATCAGCAACAGACACCCCTCCAGCCTCCCACTTCCCCCAGAGCTGACTTGGGTCATGAGTGCCTCTCTGCAGGTCTCCCTTATTTCTCACCCTGGCCCCACAACAGCTCCTCTGCAGCGCTGTGGTTGACCTGGTACCAGCCTGAGTCTTTGAAGGCAGCGAGGGTGATTGGGTCGAGTCGAGTGCGCTGGGCTCCATCAAAGGTAGCAGTCATTAAAGAACCCTGGAGTATTCTGGCCTCCCAGTGTGAGGACAAAAGGccctcctggaggaggtggcagatGGCTGGTTGTTACCTGGCTACTCCTTTCTTCCATCACCCCAAGGTGTTCTCATTCTCACCTCTTCTTCCAAGGGAACACCCAGGGAAGCCCCTGGCACTCCCAAATGTTTGGCCAGGCTGAGGCTAACAGCTGGGGTGGTGAGAAGCAGTTGTCCCCACTCATCTTGCCTTGTCACTTGTTGCCTTGTAGAACAGTTCTCTCTAACTGCAGAAAGGGAAGAAGGCAATACGAGGAGAGGAAAACTTAGGAAGGGTGAAGTAAAATTAGAAGGAAGGAGGTTATGAGATAGTGAATTTCCTCTGGTTGATTGTGGGAAGTCCTTAACCTCATTCCTCTCATTTACCGCTGACTCCTGAGGGGCAGTCTCGCCATTTCTTGAAGAGCTGTCCAGAGAAACCCAAGGCATGGAGCAATTCATGTAGTGTGGCCTAAGGACAAATGACAGCCCAGTAAGGGGGCCGAATTTGCAGCAGGATTGACCAAACCACTCTATAACCCCTCTGCCCAATCAGCTCTTCCTAGAGTTTGAGACACCTTCTATTCCATCCTCTGTGGGTTCTTTGACTTAATGGGAAACTGAGTAACCTGGCCCCCTACCCTGCAACCTGTTTGCTTCTCCCTATTCATCATGCAGCAGTCACCATGACGATGTCActgtggctgaggctggagctggTGAGATGTTGGGCACAGTAGACAATGGTACCAGCGAGGGGCCTGTCTTGTGAGTCCAGCTGGCAGCAGACAGCGTAGGCTATGACAGAGGGCTGTGGATGGGCCAGGACAGGGTAGGGCcggaaaggagaaaaatagggTATCACAAGTAGAAGAAGTCCTCTGAAAATGGAGGACCAGGGGACTCTGCAGAACTCTGCAGGAGTGGTATCGAGGGATGGCTGTGGATGGGGGTAGCCTTTACCCAAACGTTACTAGCATTCCCTAAGTTATCCCAAATAAGCACAACTTAATAAAAACtgcttttggctgggcatggtggctcacgcctgtaatcctgacactttgggaagccaaggcgggcagattgcttgagcccgagagtttgagacacagcctgggcaacatgacaaaaccccgtctctacaaaaaaaatacaaaaaattagccggacatggtggtgcatgcctgtaatcctagctactcaggaggctgagatgggaggatcacctgagcccaggaggtcaaggctgcggtgagctgtgatcaggccgctgtactccagcctgggcaacagagtgagactctgtctcaaaacaaaagcaaaataaaacaaaacaaaacaaaacaaaactgctttTATGCTCTCTAACCCTCCTCATGAGATTTAAGATTGAGAGAGACAGCAGGGAAAGGAGATTTGATTTGAACTTCACCTCTTGGTGGCACTTGGAAGTGTGAGCAACCCGTACATACAGGAGAAAATCAGTGTTTTGGACCCCAGGCCCATCTGGCTGGACCAGTTGTGGGGGACCCTGCTCTGGCCACAAAGCATAACCGCGAAGATGGGTGTCAGGAATCTGGCAGGGAGTGAAATGTTGCATTAGCAGACGGGCTGGAACAGTAGGAAATTGGGTATGAGGAGTAGGGGAGAATGAATCTCTTTGGTCTGTCTTAGTGTTATCTATGCAGCTGGCTAGAATACAGAGTTCTGCCCCTTCACCCCCAGTCTCTGATTTACTAAATTTTAGCAAGGAGAGGAGCTCAGGAATCTACATCTTTAAGAAGCACACTAAGTAACTCTGATGCTGGTGGTCTTGGAATGGTCATGGCAGGCTGCAGATCTCCAGATCCCTGAGACTGAGAGGTGAGCCTGCTCAGGATCCTGTCTTCCGTCCCCTTCTTCCCTGGTGTACTTATTTCTGGTTTTCCTCTCTTTACTATCTCTCTGCTTATCCCCCCACCACCCTTATTTTTTCAAGATTTCAGTGTTGTTGACTCAATCTCACCTTTGCCCCCAGGCAACTCTCTCCTTTGTACCCTGGGTTCAAGAGGCTGCACCTATAAGAATGAATATCTGTAGGTGAGCTGAGGACATTTCTGGGTATCCCTGAAGAAGAATTACATACATTGTCAATGACATGAACTCACCTGTGGTAGTTTGGGATATCTGGATCTCCCCAGACAGCGTGGCAATACTGTGCAGGGTCTCGACTCAGAAGCAGGGGTCCTTGCACTGGGGGGACTTGACAAGAGGTCAGTTTCCCCCATATCTTGGAATTCCAGTTCTTTTTCTGGGTTGATCTTCCTCCCCTGGACCTCTCTGCTCCTCAGCCCTCCCTGACACCTCTGTTCCCTCACTCACCTGCTAGAACAGCCTGGATTCGCTGAGTTGCCTCTCTCACTGCGGCCAGGGCTCGGGATCCCCCTCTCGTCCCTTCTCCCTCAGGATCCCAAGCTCCATCTGATATACGATCTCCTAGATAGCAGGTTTGGATTCGTAGGGGTTGAGGATCACCGGAGctagggagggtgagggaggaagAGCGAGATTTTGGGGGGAGTTGGGAGAAAGGAGGCCTGAGAAGGCTCACAGACTTCTGTGTCTCATCATGTAGACATCGGCTTGCAGCAACCCTGAGGActagtggtggcagcagcagcagcagcagcagcagcagcagcatctcccTTCTGTGTCTCTCCGTAGACACAGCCTGGATCCTGTCTTACGTCCCCTTGTTCCCTGGCTCACTGTTTCTGGCTTTcctctctttattatttttcacctATGCCCCCCACtactcttgtttattttttcaagatttgAATGTTGTTGACTCAGTCTACAGTTCCCTGCCAGGAGGTCGGATATGAACCACCCTCTTCCAGAGGTGCCAGAGGTGGAGTGCTGGGGGGAGGGGAAGTGTTATTCTGAGGCCTCAGCTGACCTTTCCAAAGAGGAGCCTGCCTTATCCATGATGAAactctttccttgttttttgtttgtttgttttgtagagatggagcctctctatgttgtccaggctggtctcaaactcctggcctcaagtgatcctcctgcttcagcctcccaaagtgctgagattacaggtgtgagccactgtgcctgactgggAACTCTTTCCTAATCCTTTCCATCCCTCATCCTATTTCTTGTGCCTTTCTGAGTAGAAAACCTTGGAACCTTCATGGAACTAGAAAACTGGTGTCACCATAATAGGGGAAGTGGGGGACAGAGGTATTCTTTGCTTTGTAGTTGCCTGCTGGCCTCACTGGACGTGGGCAAACAAGGCTTCTGCACTTCACTAGCCCCAGTTTCAGAACTGGGTGGCCTCTAACTAAACTACAAGACTTCTAGGATCTCCTACATCTATGTAGGGCTCTTAGTGGGTGCTCAACAAATACATGTTAGTTGACTGACACCTCCTCTAAGAGGCTGTTGTGTTAGGTCTGTTAGGTTTCACAGAAGCTGCTTATAGGCATGCAGAGGAgggaaaagaaactttttttttttttttttttttttttgtctttttgagttttgctcttctcacccaggctggagtgcaatggtgcaatcttggctcaccgcaaactctgcctcctgggttcaaccgattctcctgcctcagcctccaaagtagctgggattacaggcgcccgccaccacacccagctaatttttttttttgtatttttagtagagatggggtttcactatgttggccaggctggtctcgaactcctgacctcaagtgatccacctgcctcgggctcccaaagtgctgggattataggcgtaagccaccgcgcccggccaagaaactCTTAAAATGGACATTAATGTTCAAGGATATTCTTAAGGAACTCTGTTTTCTTTGCTCATGCTGTGCTTTCACATCCTGTTTCCCTTGCTTGGATACCCCCACTCCCCTGCCTGCCTGGCTAATTCCTACCTTTCTGGTAATTACCCTTGGAAGCCTTTCTTAATACCCCCAGCCCAAATTCCACACCCGGCACAGCGGGTGGGGAACCACCTCACAGGAGGGGCCTCTCCTCCCAGCTCCTAACAGAACACTGTCATCCTCTGTTATAATTGTTGGCTTAGCGGCTCTCCCTCCACATCCTGAAGTCCTTGAAGGTAAGCCTGCTTCCTGTTGGTCTTTGTGTCCACACCACTCAGCATAGCCCTTCGGGCCTGGCCTTCAGTGTGTGGAGGAAGACATAGAACCTAACCCCATTATTTAACTTTTGAAGAAACAGCTGTTTTAGGTAGTATATTTTAATAGCTAATTGGTGACCGACATGGACTAGAGTTTAGAGTAGGGCTGCTGACTTCCCAAGGATTTTATACTTTCACATGCCAAAACTGTGGTTGAAACTACTGATTACAAGGGAGACacctgttggggctcagaaaccgTAACCCAAAATACAGCATTGACATGCTGAACTGAAGAAGAAGCCTCAAGGTCTCTGACCATCCTGCCTtacccccatacacacacagccacaccccTCATCTCTCCCAAAGCACAGGCCCTATCTGCCTAAGATCCAGATTCAACAAGTAaagcagtttttttcttcttcccctaaGACCAAGAATGTAACCACACCTGAACAGGCCTTTTCACTGTTACGACTGTTTACAAGTTAATCTCTGTTCCCAGATCCATTCATTCTCCTTAGTAATCATTTATTGCCCCTCAACAGAATTCCTGTTTTTCACCCCTCCTATAACCTGTTTTGCTAGGATCCAAGGCACCATTCTTCCTGTAACCTCAAGATGATATATAAGCTGTACTTCGTGGGGGTGGGGTtaggtcttcattctgaaggttcTCATATgtacatgttaaataaatgtgtatgcatttggagaatcgcttgaacccgggaggcggaggttgcagtgagccaagatggcgccattgcactccagcctgggcaacaagagcaaaactctgtctctaaataaatgaataaataaatgtgtatgccttttctcctattactCAATCTGCCTCATGTCTGATTTTTCAGTGACCCTCCAGGGGCCCAGGGTCTTGGCTTTCACACACCCAAACTCTAGAGGCAAACACACTCTGCCACTTTTTATCTAAAGAAATGTATATGTAAATTTGACCAAGTGCCCcggttttcacatctgtaaaacaggggtgACTGTACTTTTGGGGTTGTTGAGAAGTAAGtgaatatttataaagcactGAGAACAAACAGTGTGTGGTTTATggtaaatactaaataaaaaaatacgTATTatacacagtggctcatgcttgtaatcccagcactttgggaggctgaggtgggatgatcacttgagtccaggagtttgaggccatcctgggcgacatagggagacccccatctcttaaaaaaaaaagaatacatattatatacactgTCAATGCAGAGGAGAactgttcttttattatttacttagatttattattatactattttattttttttgagacatggtcttgctctgtccccaggctggagtgcagtggtgcaatcacagctcactgcagccacaacctcctgggctcaagcagtcctcccaccccagccacccgagtagctgggactgcaggtgtgcaccatagtgatcagcta
The genomic region above belongs to Pongo pygmaeus isolate AG05252 chromosome 15, NHGRI_mPonPyg2-v2.0_pri, whole genome shotgun sequence and contains:
- the C15H14orf119 gene encoding uncharacterized protein C14orf119 homolog; the encoded protein is MPLESSSSMPLSFPSLLPSVPHNTNPSPPLMSYITSQEMKCILHWFANWSGPQRERFLEDLVAKAVPEKLQPLLDSLEHLSVSGADRPPSIFECQLHLWDQWFRGWAEQERNEFVRQLEFSEPDFVAKFYQAVAATAGKD
- the CIROP gene encoding LOW QUALITY PROTEIN: ciliated left-right organizer metallopeptidase (The sequence of the model RefSeq protein was modified relative to this genomic sequence to represent the inferred CDS: substituted 1 base at 1 genomic stop codon), encoding MLLLLLLLLLLPPLVLRVAASRCLHDETQKSVSLLRPPFSQLPPKSRSSSLTLPSSGDPQPLRIQTCYLGDRISDGAWDPEGEGTRGGSRALAAVREATQRIQAVLAVQGPLLLSRDPAQYCHAVWGDPDIPNYHRCSLLNPGYKGESCLGAKIPDTHLRGYALWPEQGPPQLVQPDGPGVQNTDFLLYVRVAHTSKCHQEVKVSLCCPGWSTAAXSQLTAALTSWAQRRGFVMLPRLCLKLSGSSNLPALASQSVRITGPSVIAYAVCCQLDSQDRPLAGTIVYCAQHLTSSSLSHSDIVMATLHELLHALGFSGQLFKKWRDCPSGVSVRENCSTRQQVTRQDEWGQLLLTTPAVSLSLAKHLGVPGASLGVPLEEEEGLLSSHWEARILQGSLMTATFDGAQRTRLDPITLAAFKDSGWYQVNHSAAEELLWGQGSGPQFGLVTTCGTGSSDFFCTGSGLGCHYLHLDKGSCFSDPMLEGCRMYKPLANGSECWKKENGFPAGVENPHGEIYHPQSRCFFANLTSQLFPGDKPRHPSLTPHLKEAELMGRCYLHQCTGRGAYKVQVEGSPWVPCLPGKVIQIPGYYGLLFCPRGRLCQTNEDINAVTSPPVSLSTPDPLFQLSLGLAGPPGHSLGKEQQEGLAEAVLQALASRGGTGRCYFHSPSITTSLVFTVHMWKSPGCQGPSVATLHKALTLTLQKKPLEVYHGGANFTTQPSKLLVTSDHDPSMTHLRLSMGLCLMLLILVGVLGTTAYQKRATLPVRPSASYHSPQLHSTRVPVREIREV